One region of Leptospira bandrabouensis genomic DNA includes:
- a CDS encoding SCO family protein — MKFQSTIILVILFITFGFSLGCDDQNSGPHHHHGDNHVLAASDAAQGSLFDLGSKWTTETNQTITLKEFKGSLFIISMFYATCQSICPRLVADMEQLSKKIAEKTGKEPRMVLVSFDSEKDNPAVLNAYKKKMNLKENWTLLSGKEEDIRMLSVVLGINYKKISNGEFNHSAVYSLVSKEGIVVSRIEGIGSNTEALIVQYQNLK; from the coding sequence ATGAAATTTCAATCTACGATAATACTAGTGATTTTATTTATCACTTTCGGATTCAGTTTGGGCTGTGATGATCAGAATTCTGGCCCACATCACCATCATGGAGACAATCATGTTTTGGCTGCCAGTGATGCCGCCCAAGGAAGTTTATTTGATTTGGGTTCAAAGTGGACCACCGAAACCAACCAAACCATCACTTTGAAGGAGTTTAAGGGTTCTCTTTTTATCATCAGTATGTTTTATGCCACTTGCCAATCCATTTGCCCAAGACTTGTGGCAGATATGGAACAACTTTCGAAAAAAATCGCTGAAAAAACAGGAAAGGAACCTCGTATGGTTCTTGTTAGTTTTGATTCTGAAAAAGACAATCCAGCCGTACTTAATGCTTATAAAAAGAAAATGAACTTAAAAGAAAATTGGACTCTTTTATCTGGCAAGGAAGAAGACATTCGTATGTTGTCAGTGGTACTTGGAATCAATTATAAAAAGATTTCGAACGGAGAGTTTAACCATTCAGCCGTTTACAGTTTAGTTTCTAAAGAAGGAATCGTTGTATCTCGGATAGAGGGGATAGGTTCCAATACTGAGGCATTGATTGTCCAATATCAAAACTTAAAATAA
- a CDS encoding formylglycine-generating enzyme family protein has product MMNPFLFICFFLSFSLSAEMVKIPAGNWRPFLKETNFKLGETIKVKSFYLDEYPVTQKDYFEFIEANLQWKKGKVSSLFADGGYLGDWKGKSPDSRTANSPVTYVSWFSANAYCQWKGKRLPLESEWEYVASFPPPGKNKKDMESIILGWYGEQKPEFLPSVGKYKNRLGIYDQHGMIWEWVFDFNNTSVTGDSRQDSDLESSLFCGGGSLKANDFSNYASYMRYGYRAGLKGWYTAKYLGFRCASNVNIKDNPI; this is encoded by the coding sequence ATGATGAATCCTTTTCTTTTTATATGTTTTTTTCTTTCCTTTTCCCTTTCTGCAGAGATGGTAAAAATCCCTGCGGGGAATTGGAGGCCATTTTTAAAAGAAACAAACTTTAAGTTAGGTGAAACGATTAAAGTCAAAAGTTTTTACTTGGATGAGTATCCAGTCACTCAAAAAGATTATTTTGAATTTATAGAAGCTAACCTTCAGTGGAAAAAAGGAAAAGTATCTTCGTTATTTGCAGATGGTGGTTATTTAGGTGATTGGAAGGGCAAAAGTCCTGACAGTCGTACTGCCAATTCCCCTGTAACCTATGTTTCCTGGTTTAGTGCAAATGCCTATTGCCAATGGAAAGGGAAACGTTTGCCTTTGGAATCGGAATGGGAATATGTAGCTAGTTTTCCACCACCAGGGAAAAATAAAAAAGATATGGAATCTATCATTCTTGGTTGGTATGGAGAACAAAAACCAGAGTTTCTTCCTTCTGTAGGCAAATACAAAAATAGACTTGGTATTTACGACCAACATGGCATGATTTGGGAGTGGGTTTTTGATTTTAATAATACTTCTGTAACGGGAGATTCAAGACAAGATAGCGATTTAGAAAGTAGTCTTTTTTGCGGAGGAGGATCTTTGAAAGCCAATGATTTTTCCAATTATGCATCTTACATGCGTTATGGATATCGAGCTGGTTTAAAAGGTTGGTATACTGCAAAGTATTTAGGTTTTCGATGTGCTTCCAATGTTAACATTAAGGATAATCCAATATGA